One genomic segment of Streptomyces niveus includes these proteins:
- a CDS encoding anti-sigma factor family protein, giving the protein MSGTGPTPAEQHLGDRLAALVDGELGHDARERVLAHLATCAKCKAEADAQRRLKNAFAQSAPPPLSEGFLARLQGLPGGSSERDEDGTPGPFDGSAFSSGGVFGVRSDAFGYDPAGAHASPLRGGSGSGAGFRIHEVGRAEAERSPWRGRRFAFAAASAVSFAAMALGGALPMGATADTAARGPGGNTITPLTRATTPPGSGTRGRQGGEQGAILPQSVDSAPVLAPGTMRAPFTPHPFQSAVLNHFPAAPLIHPTGTAFQLAANPGLTTPTATPDPTHLAAPTQSGVPLSRPR; this is encoded by the coding sequence GTGAGTGGTACAGGACCGACCCCCGCCGAGCAGCACCTGGGGGACCGGCTCGCCGCCCTGGTGGACGGGGAGCTCGGTCACGACGCCCGGGAGCGTGTGCTGGCACACCTCGCGACCTGCGCCAAGTGCAAGGCGGAGGCCGACGCCCAGCGCAGGCTGAAGAACGCGTTCGCGCAGTCGGCGCCGCCGCCGCTGTCCGAGGGGTTCCTCGCCCGGCTCCAGGGTCTGCCCGGTGGCTCGTCCGAGCGGGACGAGGACGGGACCCCCGGCCCGTTCGACGGATCGGCGTTCAGCAGCGGCGGTGTCTTCGGCGTACGGAGCGACGCTTTCGGTTACGACCCGGCAGGCGCCCACGCGTCCCCGCTGCGCGGTGGCTCGGGCTCCGGCGCGGGTTTCAGGATCCACGAGGTGGGGCGCGCGGAGGCCGAGCGCTCACCGTGGCGCGGCCGGAGGTTCGCCTTCGCCGCCGCGAGCGCGGTGTCGTTCGCCGCGATGGCGCTGGGCGGCGCGCTGCCCATGGGCGCCACGGCGGACACGGCCGCCCGCGGACCGGGCGGCAACACGATCACACCGCTGACCAGGGCCACCACACCGCCCGGCAGCGGCACACGGGGCAGGCAGGGCGGCGAGCAGGGGGCCATCCTCCCGCAGTCCGTCGACAGCGCACCCGTGCTCGCTCCGGGCACGATGCGGGCGCCGTTCACTCCCCACCCGTTCCAGTCGGCGGTTCTCAACCACTTCCCGGCGGCGCCGTTGATACATCCCACGGGAACGGCGTTCCAGCTGGCGGCGAACCCCGGACTGACCACACCCACGGCCACGCCCGACCCCACCCACCTCGCCGCGCCCACACAGTCCGGCGTGCCGCTTTCGCGG
- the sigE gene encoding RNA polymerase sigma factor SigE, translating to MVGAPLDTTRVDRGGAAAPADRGGAFKRFLRSAGEPKSVTNFADRSRSTDSAVTATFASDAESQAWTPPTWEEIVSTHSARVYRLAYRLTGNQHDAEDLTQEVFVRVFRSLSTYTPGTFEGWLHRITTNLFLDMVRRKQRIRFDALGDDAAERLPSREPSPQQVFHDTHFDADVQQALDTLAPEFRAAVVLCDIEGLSYEEIAATLGVKLGTVRSRIHRGRSHLRKALSHRSPEARAEQRTFAGVAGEGGLA from the coding sequence ATGGTAGGTGCTCCGCTGGACACCACCAGAGTCGATAGGGGAGGTGCGGCTGCGCCTGCGGATCGGGGAGGAGCGTTCAAGCGCTTTCTCAGGTCGGCCGGTGAGCCGAAATCCGTGACCAACTTCGCTGACCGTTCTCGCTCGACCGACTCCGCAGTTACGGCGACCTTCGCATCGGATGCGGAATCGCAGGCGTGGACGCCTCCCACCTGGGAGGAGATCGTCAGCACGCACAGCGCCCGCGTGTACCGCCTGGCCTACCGTCTCACGGGCAACCAGCACGACGCCGAGGATCTGACCCAGGAAGTCTTCGTCCGGGTCTTCAGGTCCCTGTCGACATACACCCCCGGCACGTTCGAGGGCTGGCTGCACCGCATCACCACCAATCTGTTCCTGGACATGGTCCGCCGCAAGCAGCGGATCCGTTTCGACGCGCTCGGTGACGACGCGGCGGAGCGCCTGCCCAGCCGTGAGCCCTCACCGCAGCAGGTCTTCCACGACACCCACTTCGACGCGGATGTGCAGCAGGCGCTGGACACCCTCGCTCCCGAATTCCGTGCCGCGGTCGTCCTGTGCGACATCGAAGGACTGTCGTACGAGGAGATCGCCGCCACGCTCGGCGTGAAGCTCGGTACGGTGCGCAGCCGGATCCACCGAGGCCGTTCGCACCTGCGCAAGGCCCTCTCGCACCGTTCTCCCGAGGCTCGGGCCGAGCAGCGCACGTTCGCGGGCGTGGCCGGGGAGGGCGGACTCGCGTGA
- a CDS encoding O-methyltransferase, translating to MRQLRGQERVITANRQTSWAFADAFVAEDEALRWARDRARDMGLRSVSPGTGAALRLLAATADAKAVAEIGTGTGVSGIYLLNGMRPDGVLTTVDTEPERQQFAREAFRAAGFTNNRARFIPGRARDVLPRLADGGYDLVFCDGDRLECLDYLAESLRLLRPGGLVCFEGVFADGRTVDSAAQPHEVLRLRELLRTVREMQDELLPSLLPVGDGLLCAVRR from the coding sequence GTGCGCCAACTACGGGGACAGGAGAGGGTCATTACCGCCAACCGGCAGACAAGCTGGGCGTTCGCCGACGCTTTTGTCGCCGAGGACGAGGCACTGCGCTGGGCCCGCGACAGGGCCCGGGACATGGGGCTCCGCTCGGTGTCACCGGGCACGGGTGCCGCGCTTCGTCTGCTTGCCGCCACGGCGGACGCCAAGGCGGTCGCGGAGATCGGCACGGGTACCGGGGTCTCCGGGATCTATCTCCTGAACGGAATGCGGCCCGACGGCGTACTGACCACGGTCGACACGGAGCCCGAGCGGCAGCAGTTCGCCCGCGAGGCGTTCCGCGCGGCCGGCTTCACCAACAATCGCGCGCGCTTCATCCCCGGCCGGGCCCGCGACGTGCTTCCCCGGCTCGCCGACGGCGGGTACGACCTCGTCTTCTGCGACGGGGACCGGCTCGAGTGCCTGGACTATCTCGCTGAATCGTTGCGCCTGCTGCGGCCCGGCGGGCTCGTGTGCTTCGAGGGCGTCTTCGCCGACGGCCGCACGGTCGATTCGGCGGCGCAGCCCCACGAGGTGCTGCGGCTGCGCGAGCTGCTGCGCACCGTCCGGGAGATGCAGGACGAGCTGCTGCCGTCACTGCTGCCGGTGGGCGACGGGCTGCTCTGCGCCGTACGCCGCTGA
- a CDS encoding DUF3117 domain-containing protein has product MAAMKPRTGDGPLEVTKEGRGIVMRVPLEGGGRLVVELTPDEADALGDALKKVVG; this is encoded by the coding sequence ATGGCGGCCATGAAGCCGCGGACGGGCGACGGCCCGCTCGAGGTGACCAAGGAGGGGCGGGGCATCGTCATGCGCGTTCCGCTCGAAGGCGGCGGTCGGCTGGTCGTCGAGCTGACCCCCGACGAGGCGGATGCGCTGGGCGACGCCCTGAAGAAGGTCGTCGGCTGA
- a CDS encoding enoyl-CoA hydratase/isomerase family protein translates to MADTVLYEVSDGLATVTINRPEAMNALNVAAKVALRDALRTAADDSAVRAVLLTATGRAFCVGQDLKEHVSLLAADAADGSGGTMSTVREHYNPIVRALTEMPKPVVAGVNGVAAGAGLGFALACDYRVVADTASFNTSFAGVALTADSGVSWTLPRLIGQSRAADLLMFPRSITAERAHELGIVNKLVPAADLAAEAATVARTLAEGPTLAYAALKESLAYGAGHSLAETLEKEGELQNRAGASQDHGIAVQSFLAKEKPRYVGR, encoded by the coding sequence ATGGCCGACACGGTGCTGTACGAGGTGAGCGACGGGCTCGCGACCGTCACGATCAACCGGCCCGAGGCCATGAACGCGCTGAACGTCGCGGCGAAGGTCGCCCTGCGGGACGCGCTGCGTACCGCCGCCGACGACTCCGCCGTACGGGCCGTGCTGCTCACGGCCACCGGGCGGGCCTTCTGTGTGGGGCAGGACCTGAAGGAGCACGTCTCCCTGCTGGCGGCCGACGCGGCCGACGGCAGCGGCGGGACCATGAGCACCGTGCGGGAGCACTACAACCCCATCGTGCGGGCGCTGACCGAGATGCCGAAGCCGGTCGTCGCCGGGGTCAACGGGGTCGCGGCGGGGGCGGGCCTCGGCTTCGCGCTCGCCTGCGACTACCGGGTCGTCGCCGACACGGCCTCCTTCAACACCTCTTTCGCGGGCGTGGCGCTGACGGCCGACTCCGGCGTGTCGTGGACGCTGCCCCGTCTGATCGGGCAGAGCAGGGCGGCCGATCTGCTGATGTTCCCGCGCTCGATCACGGCGGAGCGGGCGCACGAGCTGGGGATCGTCAACAAGCTGGTGCCCGCGGCCGATCTCGCGGCCGAGGCGGCGACGGTCGCGCGCACCCTCGCCGAGGGCCCCACGCTGGCGTACGCGGCGCTGAAGGAGTCCCTGGCGTACGGCGCCGGCCACTCGCTGGCCGAGACGCTGGAGAAGGAGGGCGAACTCCAGAACCGGGCGGGCGCGTCGCAGGACCACGGCATCGCGGTCCAGTCCTTCCTCGCCAAGGAGAAGCCCCGCTACGTGGGCCGCTGA
- a CDS encoding DNA-3-methyladenine glycosylase I: MSDGGAVAGPDGELRCPWGLSTEDYVTYHDEEWGRPVHGDDALFERLCLEAFQSGLSWITILRRREGFRRAFAGFHIPAVAAFTDADAARLLTDEGIIRNRAKIDATLANARELAGWSAGELDALIWSYAPDPATRPVPKTIGDVPAVTDESTALAKDLKKRGIRFVGPTTAYALMQACGLVDDHLAECLVRRQLAEG; this comes from the coding sequence GTGAGCGACGGCGGCGCGGTGGCGGGACCGGACGGCGAGCTGCGCTGTCCCTGGGGCCTGTCGACCGAGGACTACGTCACGTACCACGACGAGGAGTGGGGCCGCCCCGTCCACGGCGACGACGCGCTCTTCGAGCGGCTCTGCCTGGAGGCGTTCCAGTCCGGCCTCTCCTGGATCACGATCCTGCGCCGCCGCGAGGGCTTCCGCCGGGCCTTCGCCGGATTCCACATCCCGGCGGTCGCCGCGTTCACCGACGCGGACGCCGCCCGGCTGCTGACCGACGAGGGCATCATCCGCAACCGCGCCAAGATCGACGCCACGCTCGCCAACGCGCGCGAGCTGGCCGGCTGGTCCGCCGGTGAGCTGGACGCCCTCATCTGGTCCTACGCCCCCGACCCGGCCACCCGCCCGGTGCCGAAGACGATCGGCGACGTCCCGGCCGTCACCGACGAATCGACCGCGCTGGCCAAGGACCTGAAGAAGCGCGGCATCCGATTCGTCGGCCCCACGACGGCGTACGCCCTGATGCAGGCATGCGGCCTGGTCGACGACCACCTGGCCGAATGCCTGGTCCGCCGGCAGCTCGCCGAGGGCTGA
- a CDS encoding DivIVA domain-containing protein codes for MFLFLLVAMVVVVTAVTLAVVGGGDREVLPEAAPEQLVDPLPATRPVGRADIEALRLPVAPRGYRMADVDEVLARLGAELAERDSRIAELESTLAGAQATAVARPDLFKNPGAEDQR; via the coding sequence GTGTTCTTGTTCTTGCTCGTCGCGATGGTCGTGGTGGTCACCGCCGTCACCCTCGCGGTCGTCGGCGGCGGCGACCGCGAGGTGCTGCCCGAGGCCGCGCCCGAACAGCTCGTGGACCCGCTGCCCGCGACACGCCCGGTGGGCCGGGCCGACATCGAGGCCCTGCGGCTGCCGGTCGCGCCCCGCGGCTACCGGATGGCCGACGTCGACGAGGTGCTGGCCAGGCTCGGCGCCGAGCTGGCCGAGCGCGACTCCCGGATCGCCGAGCTGGAGTCCACCCTCGCGGGCGCCCAGGCGACGGCGGTCGCCCGGCCCGACCTCTTCAAGAACCCGGGCGCGGAGGACCAGCGGTGA